Below is a window of Salmo trutta chromosome 35, fSalTru1.1, whole genome shotgun sequence DNA.
ttcttcactgcattagcaggcattagcaggcaaaagaccatgttcataatcatcatcgttgccactgtctaataacggatgtaaaaaaagaacgatagcaaaaattagttatgtaaaaattattttatACTCCATATTTAGGGTGGCTACAAGGGGGCCCAAAATAGTTGTCACAGgggcattgccccccccccccagaaccgctagtgcctGTGTGTGGTTAAAACGCAGATCGTTTTTTTTTTGGGCCTCAACGCAAAAACTCAAGTGGGAAGTTACATCATTTTTTTTTCAGGAAGTCAGGCTAGTGGCTATGATATGTCAACAACTATAAAAATTAGCCTACATCATCACACAAAACACTGATTGTGTCCTGCTTGTGCCACCGCAATATCCTTAACAACAGACAGAGGTTGTATAGCCTTCAATAAATATTCCGTAGGGGTGGGAGACTGCATTTACAGTCCCGGCTTAATTTTAACAGTGTGACATATTCACTATATAATGGTTatgttccaaatggtaccctgttccctatatagtgaactatttTTGACTAGAGTCCTAGTGTAGTATatgcaatagggtgccattcccccccagaaatgtccgggaacttgcaggtgcctgggtggaagagtggggtaacatctcacagcaagaactggcaaatctggtacagtccatgaggaggagatgcactgcagtacttaatgcagctggtggccacaccagatactgactgttacttttgattttgaccccccctttgttcagggacacattattccatttctgttagtcacatgtctgtggaacttgttcagtttctcagtcacagttgttgaatcttatgttcatacaaatatttacacgtgttaagtttgctgaaaataaacgcagttgacagtgagaggacgtctcttttttttcctgagtttagTTTGGCAAAGTCCTCTTCAAACTTTCTCACTCCTCACCCCCCCATCATAACATCGACAGACTGTGTGGTCATGatgaagtgtttgtgtgtgttcagtcagtccgtccgtccgttTCTCACTCTCACACTGAGCGACTAAAGCACATCTAATAATAGCAGGTCATCTCAGCGGGTTAGATGAAGGAACTGTGGCATCACAACGGGAAAGTGTCCAGAGTACAGTCCTGATTTTAATTAAGATGCCAAATACTAATTAGAaaggttttttttaaatcacagatAGTATTACAGTTAAAGCTTTCAGGTCTCAAAGTTCAAAATCCTCTAAAATACGTTTTGGTTATTCTTTTTTGTGATTGTTGGTTATGTTTAGTGATGCTTCATCCCTAAGGGGAAAactcagagtgacttacagggcAGATGATCAATGGGGCTTCGTTTTTACCATGTGTATAATAAAAGGGATAGATTTTCTCAGTGAAGGTGCAACCAGTAAAAGAGTAGATATGTGACAAGGCTTCCACATCATAAAAGGAGACCTCTCCCTTCTCATAATCCACAAACACCCCTACCTTCTGGGGCTTCTCTCTCAGGGATAGAACGACAACTTTCTTATTGTGGGCCTCGTACGTCTCCCCATCCCAAAACCCCACAGTCCACAATCCATTCCCCGGGGAGAATGTAAAAGACCCCTTCCTGTTGATGGATTCTTTTGCCACTCCTAAAGTCCATTCAGTCTTTTCCTTTACCTGCACTTCATAGTAGAATCTCCCTAAGGAGAAACCCTCCTTTCCCAGGACACAGATGCCAGCATTAAACCTCTCTGGGTTGTCAGGGAGTTTCTGTGCTCTGTCTCCATACCTCACTTGTTTCCCATCACCAGACACAATAAGCCAGAGATGTGCTGTATCAGGATCAAAAGTCACATCTACTGCACACTGCCTGATTCTCTTCAGCTTGATTTCAGGCAacttctccatctctttattgAGTGTCTTCCCTAGCTCAGACACAGCTCTCATCACAGTACTCACACTCAGATTCTTGTTTACACTGATCTCAGACCAGTTCTTGGTAGGCGGAAGGCTGCAGAGGGATGGAGAActctggaggaggtggaggtggtcctCAGTGTGTGACAGCTGATCTAGTTCAGTGCTttttctctgtagctcagtgatTTCCTGCTCCAACTCTTTGATAAACTCTTCACCCTGCCTCTCTACCGATTTCTGCTTCTTCTCAATCACCTCGATGAGCTCAGCCTGGCTTTTCTCAATGCACCGCACCAGAGCAGTGAAGACCTCCACACTATGTGCTAtgtctttctctgtatctctcttgcTGAGGTCCCCTGAGTGTTTGATCTCCCGAATCTTCTGCTTTCGTTCCTGGATCATCTGCTGCACTTTACCCTTAGTCTTCTCCAGCTGAGCCTTCCTCTCACCACACTCTTCCTCTATAGGGACAGTCTTGTGAGTCTTGTGGTCTGTCTCAGTGcagatctgacacacacacatcaggtcTCTCCTGCAGAACATCTCCAGGGGTCTGCTGTGTCTCTGACACACCTTGTCTTCCAGGTTGTCCGCGGGGTCGATCAGCTTGTGTCTCGTCAAGGCTGCCACTCTCTGATGAGGCTCCAGGTGAGTCTCGCAGTAAGAGACCAGACACACCAGGCAAGACTTCAGGGCCTTGCGCTCACCCTCAGTGCAGACATCACAGGACACTTCTCCTGGTTTAGTGAGGTGTAGTTCAACTTCTGGGGTGATGGTTGTGACTTTAACTGGAGACAACTTCTTGAGCTGAGCAGCCATTTTGGAAGTGATTTACGCTGAGATCAGGTCTCCTGTCAAAGGTATTTTTACACAGTGGACACTCACAGAGGTCAGCGGTATCCCAGTATCCACTGATACAGGCCTTGCAGAAGTCGTGTCCACATGAGAAGGTGACTGGGTCAGTGAACTCATCCAGACGGATGGAACTGGAGCTTCTCTTAAGACAGGATAACGCTGGAGGATGCCGTTATTAGGAACAAACCAAAAAAGTGATGTCAAACTATTGTAATACACAGTTGATcatattacagtgcattcgggaaagtattcagaccccttgacttttttttcacattttgttacgttacagccttattctaaaatggattcaatcttttaaatttttttattatcaatctacacacaataccccataatggcaaagcaaaaacatgtttttagaaacgtttgcaaatttattacaaataaaaaaacagataccttatttacataagtattcagaccctttgctatgagaatcaaaattgagctcaggtgcatcctgtttccattgatcatccttgagatgtttctacaacttgattggtccacctgtggtaaattaaattgattggacatgacttagCGAAACTGCTAAAaatggcgccggagaggatgactgacgttttacatgctcctaaccaacAGTGCTATTTTGTTAGTAGTTTTGCGTTGTTTATAACTtgttttttaaacttattttgtacataatggtgttgctaccatctcttatgaccagtcacccaagtcagagACTGTCTAGGActaaaagcttctacccccaagccataagactgctgaacagtttaccagtccggtggccatttgattaacgtTCAAATGGGCCCCCCCATttggtttttacactgctgctactcgctgtttattatctatgcatcgtcactttacccctacctacatgtacaaacgacctctaacctctacccccgcacactgactcagtaccccctgtatatagcctcgttattgttatgttatggtgttactttttattatttttttactttagtttatttggtaaatattttcttaactcttcttgaactgcactgttggttaagggcttgtaagtaaagatttcacagtaaggtctacacttgttttgttcggcgcatgtgacatgattgatttgatttggaaagctacacacctgtctatataaggtcccacagttgacagtgcatgtcagaacaaaaccaagccataaggtggatggaattgtccgtagagctccgagacaggattgtgtcgagccacagatctggggaagggtaccaaaacctttctgcagcgttgaaggtccccaagaacacagtggcctcctccattcttaaatggaagaagtttggaaccaccaagactcttcctataactgtctgcctggccaaactgagcaatcggggcagAAGAGCCTTGATCAgaggggtgaccaagaacccgattgtcactctgaaagagatccagagttcctctgtggagatggcagaaccttccaTGATAGAGTGGcccgacggaagccactcctcagtaaaaggcacatgacagcccacttggagtttgccaaaagacacctaaaggactctcagaccataagaaacaagattctctggtctgatgaaactatgatttaactctttggcctgaatgccaagcgtctggaggaaaccaggcaccgctcataaccttgccaataccatccctacggtggtggtggcaacatcatgctgtggggatgtttttcagcagcagggactgggagacaagtcaggattgagggaaagatgaacggcgcaaagtacagagagatccttgatgaaaaccttctccagagtgctcaggacctcagactggggcaaccctaagcacacaaccaagagaacacaggagtggcttcggaacaagtctagACTTGAACGCAATCTAAGATCTCtggcgagacctgaaaatagctgtgcagcgatgttcccattccaacctgacagagctttagaggatctgcatagaatgggagaaactccccaaatacaggtgtgccaagcttgtagcgtcatacacaagaagactcgatgctgttaccactgccaaaggtgctccaacaaagtactgagtaaagggtctgaaaacttatgtaaatgtgatatttttttacattttttatacatttgcaaaacattttaaaaaaactgtttttgctttgtcattacggggtattgtgtgtagattgataaggaaaaataactatttaattcattttagaataaggctgtaacgtaacaaaatgtggaaaaagtgaaggggtctgaataatttccgaatgcactgtatattgtaaGCATTTGTGGCGATGTTCTCACATATAAATCCTTGCACATTAAGATATTTCCTGAAGTTGAATACTAATGTATTAGGCGGTTAACAGGCACAGGTTCAGTGTGAAATAAGttaatacatatatataaatCACACAAACAAGTATTAGCTTAGCATAAGTGTTtgctccttctccttctccctacTTACCTAAGTATTTTGTCTTCCAAGCAGAGAAAAAGGGACAGTGATTCTACAACTGACTTATTCTTTTGTTCAGGTTTTCCAGTTGAGTTTCACTTCAGCAAAGTGATGTCACTAAGCCCTTCCCTGCATTCTACCATTTCCTACCACTTTGACTTCTGCTCTTAAAGGGATAGACCCTCTGAAATTGATGGCACTTTTAAAGCATGACTCTTTGACTCAAATATAATGGTGGTACAAGTCAAACACATCAGTCCTGTCTTAACTTAAATGGTATCATCAGAATtgacattggataaaagtacagaCCCAGAGTGTCAAAATGGCATATCATGTACCACAATTGGAGGAACAAGGGAAAAGTAATGCTGCTTTGAaatttgataaacttgtaaccccacttttgagaaatgCCCCTTGAAAGGTTTTGGTTGAGTTTTTACACTTCTTTGTTTCACaaccattcagcattgttcacacgcTCTGAAACCTTTTCTCCGAcgatctctttaaggattcacgtgaggccatgtgctaaacagagcgagtagtttagtaaacaaccaaagatttcaaaacTAAAAGTGGttaaagtagtagcctacaataaggaacaaCTCCAGGTAAAAAATACACTTTATAAAGAACGTAAGATCAATAAAAGTCGTGCTAATCATGTTGGAGGTCAATTAAATAACCAAAACGTGCTTTACATACCAAGTATTGTCGTCGTTTCCTTGTAGAGACTCCACACCGCTGCTTTTGTCACATGAGATGGCggcagctttccaccaaagtgtttgtgtctTGGGTGGAGTCCTGGTTACACAATTGCATTATCCTCTGCATAGATGTTGATGAAGTTCACAactcgctgcaagtcctcatgcttcaggtgtaacctgtgcttgctCGGCCCGGCTCgctttttgatgggaggcattagatCATTCTCCTTGTATGATTGGTGGAGGAGAGTTAGACGTGTTCTGctgatgctgaaaaacaaatCCCAGATAGAAATATTTTGTAATTATTACATGAGGCCTACCCAGACACACCTTTCTAAATTGATGGATGTGAAAGAGAGGCTACAACCAGCCACGTCTAGCTAAGTGGAGGGGTCTCTATTGTCTAGACCTGTTCACAtgtcatgaaatacaatagatggacATAATCACctccagacacacctggttaAGTTGGTGGGTCGTGTAATCATCTGGCAGTCTTTTTGTTTAGActaactagctaaacaatgaaccatgatCCCAACCCAcactactagcaatacaaacagaATGTCATAGCTTGCCACCATGCATGAAATTATGTGTtatgaatctacaggtagctcAAGCTAACcagctaggttcaatgttagctagctagctaacagtacgctttaacgtgcaatgaaaacaactttcggACAAAATTTGAAACGTATAAAATCTGAAATGTTTCACATTCATGGTTGCcattagtttgaagatgtaatccgtgttttatacaacagccttctgtgttctcttttcaactTCGTCCGCATTTGCAATCAAAACGTCAGAATTTTCTACGTCACTTTCTCATACTCCTCTTTTcactgggcattccactgatttcaactCAGTCAACTTCTTTCGTGATAACAAGACTGTTGATCTCCgtttcttccccatcactgtcatcagatGACTTTAAAACGTCTGGAtgaatgaaaatgtttttactttAAGTCAGTgatttcctcatcgtctgattcattttcagtaagagtgtcacaggatccaacgaaagtggcgcccctcctcggtcgggcggcgctcggcggtcgtcgtcgccggcctattagctgccaccgatcgttgtttctgtcgtttagttttgtctgtctgttccgcacctgttttgtgtatgtcattagtggggacttatttaaggtgtgttttcagttgggattttgtgcgggattgtttattgtccacgttgtgtgATTTCGACAGTTTTGTTTTTGTATaaagatttaccgggctgcgctccttgccttagGAATTATATTTTTTGTGTTGTACGGGCGCAGTTAACTATTACTGGAACTTTgtgtagcgccctgtgcttttcggcgtgtgtgtgagtaggatcattaaaagacactcacctccagcacctctgtctcctgcacttgattccACCTATCAGCCAGTCCAAGTCCGACGTGACAAAGAGAGTCAGCATGGTACGATcttcctccagaaagtagtccccatcacaactttttcccactgatctttgtcgatagcgcctgctaaattcaggggaGCAATGTTGTTGAGAGTAGTAGCAACACTTATGCAGGTCTCCATGGCAATATCTTTCATAAAGCAaagattcttcttcttctttggagatgaacggcagttggcatccaatatgttgcattaccgcccccaactggactataatataaatcCATTATACTTTGTgatacatttatttgtattttttaaacattcttccaactaaccctacactcattaaaacccactaccccctaACACTACTTTTAACCTATCTGTTCCTGCACCATGCCCTGTatctcttctgaagtcaaatctcgtatggccaaatacttctctgcagctgcctccacaaaaatctattttctgtgatttccgttccatttctgcagtacagttAACCAttgctaagaagccaaccttactgaagcaaaTATCACTTGTTGGCTTATCCCTCTGTTCTGGCACAGATCTATTACTCACAAGGATCCTTTCAGGGtccctcacccttgacccatcctcttctactttcttcactgcctcagcatatgacaccttCTGCGCTACACTGACTCTAGCCACATCAATCTGCCTCTCTCGCACCAGACACTTCCAATCCCCAGCAACATGAgcacccctacagttgacacacacaaCTTTATCCACCGAAGCTACACAGTCTTCTATCCCATGCCCTACTGCACACTTCCC
It encodes the following:
- the LOC115175141 gene encoding zinc finger protein RFP gives rise to the protein MAAQLKKLSPVKVTTITPEVELHLTKPGEVSCDVCTEGERKALKSCLVCLVSYCETHLEPHQRVAALTRHKLIDPADNLEDKVCQRHSRPLEMFCRRDLMCVCQICTETDHKTHKTVPIEEECGERKAQLEKTKGKVQQMIQERKQKIREIKHSGDLSKRDTEKDIAHSVEVFTALVRCIEKSQAELIEVIEKKQKSVERQGEEFIKELEQEITELQRKSTELDQLSHTEDHLHLLQSSPSLCSLPPTKNWSEISVNKNLSVSTVMRAVSELGKTLNKEMEKLPEIKLKRIRQCAVDVTFDPDTAHLWLIVSGDGKQVRYGDRAQKLPDNPERFNAGICVLGKEGFSLGRFYYEVQVKEKTEWTLGVAKESINRKGSFTFSPGNGLWTVGFWDGETYEAHNKKVVVLSLREKPQKVGVFVDYEKGEVSFYDVEALSHIYSFTGCTFTEKIYPFYYTHGKNEAPLIICPVSHSEFSP